The Vigna unguiculata cultivar IT97K-499-35 chromosome 6, ASM411807v1, whole genome shotgun sequence genome contains a region encoding:
- the LOC114188895 gene encoding serine/threonine-protein kinase-like protein At5g23170 — protein MEEIEYEEVVKATENFNPRRIVGKGSHGMVYKGIVQFKENNSFRLVAVKKPSQGLQSLHDNSKLENEIRVLSSLPENPHVVNLLGTTSGEGDDDHRHRLIVMEFMPNASLHDLLHTDENPPTWPKRVEIAMQIARAVQFLHQGKPVVIHRDIKPSNILFDSRWNAKLADFGLAVRGVDPVSRPAGTMGYLDPCYTTPDKLSTKNDIFSFGVVLLEIISGRKAIDACKTPASVVEWAIQLMDEQLLKEICDARVAVPGYMVGTITRLLRYASRCVSENEDERPSAGEIVMEMESWLAKRVRFPVWSRVLKGLVWLRKRKPMMSIGWQTQTRIRCIAEEEGEVEGVGVASGKIPITIREVLADATLE, from the coding sequence ATGGAAGAGATTGAGTATGAAGAGGTTGTGAAAGCAACAGAAAACTTCAACCCCAGAAGGATCGTAGGGAAAGGAAGCCATGGGATGGTGTACAAAGGCATTGTtcaattcaaagaaaataacaGTTTCAGGTTGGTCGCTGTAAAGAAGCCATCACAAGGCCTTCAATCTCTTCACGACAACTCAAAACTCGAAAATGAAATCCGAGTTCTGTCTTCTCTACCCGAAAACCCTCACGTGGTCAATCTTCTGGGAACCACGAGTGGTGAAGGTGATGATGATCACAGACACAGACTCATTGTGATGGAGTTCATGCCCAATGCCTCTCTGCATGACTTGCTTCATACCGATGAAAACCCACCCACGTGGCCCAAACGCGTTGAAATCGCCATGCAAATCGCTCGAGCGGTGCAGTTTCTTCACCAAGGTAAGCCTGTGGTGATTCACAGAGACATTAAACCCTCGAACATATTGTTTGATTCACGTTGGAATGCGAAGTTGGCAGATTTTGGACTCGCGGTGAGAGGGGTTGATCCGGTGAGTCGACCCGCTGGGACAATGGGGTACTTGGACCCGTGTTACACCACCCCAGATAAACTCAGCACCAAAAACGACATTTTCAGTTTTGGGGTTGTGTTGTTGGAGATCATAAGTGGTAGAAAGGCCATTGATGCCTGCAAAACACCGGCTTCAGTTGTTGAATGGGCGATTCAGTTAATGGATGAACagcttttaaaagaaatatgtgACGCAAGAGTGGCGGTGCCAGGTTACATGGTTGGAACAATCACTCGCCTGTTACGCTATGCTTCACGTTGCGTGTCAGAAAATGAAGATGAACGTCCTTCAGCTGGTGAAATTGTTATGGAAATGGAAAGTTGGTTGGCGAAACGAGTGAGGTTCCCCGTTTGGAGTCGCGTTTTGAAGGGGTTGGTTTGGTTGAGGAAGAGGAAACCGATGATGAGTATTGGTTGGCAAACTCAGACACGAATTCGGTGTATAGCAGAAGAAGAGGGCGAGGTAGAGGGTGTTGGTGTTGCAAGTGGGAAGATACCCATCACCATAAGGGAGGTTCTGGCGGATGCTACGTTGGAGTGA
- the LOC114188896 gene encoding protein transport protein Sec61 subunit gamma, which yields MDAIDSVFDPLREFAKDSVRLVKRCHKPDRKEFSKVAVRTAIGFVVMGFVGFFVKLIFIPINNIIVGSG from the exons ATGGACGCCATTGATTCCGTTTTCGATCCTCTCAGAGAATTCGCCAAGGACAGCGTCAGGCTCGTCAAGCGCTGCCACAAACCCGATCGTAAAG AATTCTCTAAGGTTGCCGTGCGTACTGCGATTGGTTTTGTTGTGATGGGATTCGTTGGTTTTTTCGTTAAGCTCATCTTCATTCCAATCAACAACATCATCGTCGGATCTGGTTAG